One genomic segment of Acanthochromis polyacanthus isolate Apoly-LR-REF ecotype Palm Island chromosome 9, KAUST_Apoly_ChrSc, whole genome shotgun sequence includes these proteins:
- the rbp1.1 gene encoding retinol-binding protein 1.1, giving the protein MPVDLNGYWKMISNDNFEEYMKALDVNVAIRKIANLLKPDKDITHDGDHIIIKTLSTFKNYNMDFYVGKEFEEDLSGVDDRKCMTTITWEGDKLVCVQKGEIEGRGWTHWVEGDELHLELRAAGVVSKQVFKKS; this is encoded by the exons ATGCCTGTTGATCTGAACGGATACTGGAAGATGATTTCCAACGACAACTTCGAAGAGTACATGAAGGCTTTAG ATGTAAATGTTGCCATCAGGAAAATTGCCAACTTGCTGAAGCCTGACAAGGACATCACTCACGACGGGGACCACATCATCATCAAGACCCTCAGCACCTTCAAAAACTACAACATGGACTTCTATGTGGGCAAAGAGTTTGAGGAGGATCTGTCTGGAGTGGATGACAGGAAATGCATG ACCACCATCACCTGGGAGGGCGACAAGCTGGTTTGTGTGCAGAAGGGAGAGATTGAAGGAAGAGGCTGGACCCACTGGGTGGAGGGAGATGAGCTTCATCTG GAGCTGAGAGCTGCAGGAGTTGTTAGCAAGCAGGTCTTCAAAAAGTCGTAA